One part of the Marmota flaviventris isolate mMarFla1 chromosome 4, mMarFla1.hap1, whole genome shotgun sequence genome encodes these proteins:
- the Adirf gene encoding adipogenesis regulatory factor — translation MASKSFKDLKQQAEGTAQEAVTAVGEAGQHVLNQATEAGQKAMDNLGKSTQEAIDKAANQASDSVSGLGKKFGLQK, via the exons ATGGCCAGCAAGAGTTTTAAGGACTTGAAGCAGCAGGCGGAAGGGACAGCCCAGGAAGCAG TGACAGCAGTTGGTGAAGCAGGGCAGCATGTACTGAATCAGGCCACAGAGGCTGGACAGAAAG CCATGGACAATCTTGGCAAGTCTACCCAGGAAGCCATAGACAAAGCTGCTAACCAGGCCTCTGACAGCGTCTCTGGTCTAGGGAAGAAATTTGGCCTTCAGAAATGA
- the Sncg gene encoding gamma-synuclein isoform X2: MDVFKKGFSIAKEGVVGAVEKTKQGVTEAAEKTKEGVMYVGAKTKENVVQSVTSVAEKTKEQANAVSEAVVSSVNTVATKTVEEAEKVVITTGVVRKEDLDQPAPKQEDQAAEEEEVAEEV; encoded by the exons ATGGATGTCTTCAAGAAGGGCTTCTCCATCGCCAAGGAGGGCGTGGTGGGCGCAGTGGAGAAAACCAAGCAGGGGGTGACGGAGGCTGCCGAGAAGACCAAGGAGGGGGTCATGTATGTGG GAGCCAAGACCAAGGAAAATGTGGTGCAGAGCGTGACCTCAG TGGCCGAGAAAACCAAGGAGCAGGCCAACGCTGTGAGTGAGGCTGTGGTCTCCAGCGTCAATACTGTGGCCACCAAGACCgtggaggaggcagagaaggtTGTGATCACCACCGGGGTGGTGCGCAAG GAGGACTTGGACCAACCTGCCCCTAAACAGGAGGACCAGGCAGCCGAAGAGGAAGAAGTGGCTGAGGAG GTCTGA
- the Sncg gene encoding gamma-synuclein isoform X1 has product MDVFKKGFSIAKEGVVGAVEKTKQGVTEAAEKTKEGVMYVGAKTKENVVQSVTSVAEKTKEQANAVSEAVVSSVNTVATKTVEEAEKVVITTGVVRKEDLDQPAPKQEDQAAEEEEVAEEAKSGGN; this is encoded by the exons ATGGATGTCTTCAAGAAGGGCTTCTCCATCGCCAAGGAGGGCGTGGTGGGCGCAGTGGAGAAAACCAAGCAGGGGGTGACGGAGGCTGCCGAGAAGACCAAGGAGGGGGTCATGTATGTGG GAGCCAAGACCAAGGAAAATGTGGTGCAGAGCGTGACCTCAG TGGCCGAGAAAACCAAGGAGCAGGCCAACGCTGTGAGTGAGGCTGTGGTCTCCAGCGTCAATACTGTGGCCACCAAGACCgtggaggaggcagagaaggtTGTGATCACCACCGGGGTGGTGCGCAAG GAGGACTTGGACCAACCTGCCCCTAAACAGGAGGACCAGGCAGCCGAAGAGGAAGAAGTGGCTGAGGAG GCCAAGAGTGGCGGAAACTAA